Genomic window (Salvelinus sp. IW2-2015 unplaced genomic scaffold, ASM291031v2 Un_scaffold3380, whole genome shotgun sequence):
tgttacattacagccttattctaaaatggataacgttgtgtgtgtgtgttctttgtttTGCTGCAGTGCGGTGCTGTCCTCGTACTTCCTGACAGAGCGTCTGAACCTGCACGGGAAGCTGGGCTGTCTGCTCAGTATCTTGGGCTCTACTACCATGGTGATCCACACCCCTCAGGAGGAAGAGATCAACAGTCTGGACCACATGGCTCGGAAACTGGTCCACCCAGGTcagtaccagacagacaggagaggggaactggtccacccaggtcggtaccagacagacaggagNNNNNNNNNNNNNNNNNNNNNNNNNNNNNNNNNNNNNNNNNNNNNNNNNNNNNNNNNNNNNNNNNNNNNNNNNNNNNNNNNNNNNNNNNNNNNNNNNNNNNNNNNNNNNNNNNNNNNNNNNNNNNNNNNNNNNNNNNNNNNNNNNNNNNNNNNNNNNNNNNNNNNNNNNNNNNNNNNNNNNNNNNNNNNNNNNNNNNNNNNNNNNNNNNNNNNNNNNNNNNNNNNNNNNNNNNNNNNNNNNNNNNNNNNNNNNNNNNNNNNNNNNNNNNNNNNNNNNNNNNNNNNNNNNNNNNNNNNNNNNNNNNNNNNNNNNNNNNNNNNNNNNNNNNNNNNNNNNNNNNNNNNNNNNNNNNNNNNNNNNNNNNNNNNNNNNNNNNNNNNNNNNNNNNNNNNNNNNNNNNNNNNNNNNNNNNNNNNNNNNNNNNNNNNNNNNNNNNNNNNNNNNNNNNNNNNNNNNNNNNNNNNNNNNNNNNNNNNNNNNNNNNNNNNNNNNNNNNNNNNNNNNNNNNNNNNNNNNNNNNNNNNNNNNNNNNNNNNNNNNNNNNNNNNNNNNNNNNNNNNNNNNNNNNNNNNNNNNNNNNNNNNNNNNNNNNNNNNNNNNNNNNNNNNNNNNNNNNNNNNNNNNNNNNNNNNNNNNNNNNNNNNNNNNNNNNNNNNNNNNNNNNNNNNNNNNNNNNNNNNNNNNNNNNNNNNNNNNNNNNNNNNNNNNNNNNNNNNNNNNNNNNNNNNNNNNNNNNNNNNNNNNNNNNNNNNNNNNNNNNNNNNNNNNNNNNNNNNNNNNNNNNNNNNNNNNNNNNNNNNNNNNNNNNNNNNNNNNNNNNNNNNNNNNNNNNNNNNNNNNNNNNNNNNNNNNNNNNNNNNNNNNNNNNNNNNNNNNNNNNNNNNNNNNNNNNNNNNNNNNNNNNNNNNNNNNNNNNNNNNNNNNNNNNNNNNNNNNNNNNNNNNNNNNNNNNNNNNNNNNNNNNNNNNNNNNNNNNNNNNNNNNNNNNNNNNNNNNNCAGGAGATGGGGAACTGGTCCACCCAGGTCGGTACCAGACAGACGAGGGAACATTGCTATTCCTAGAGACTGGTTGTTACATCAGAGATAAAGGTTATTCTGTAGGAGCCAGATggtttggaatgtgttgggtttGACGGGAGGAAGTCACAGGGTTGACGGGAGGAAGTCACGCGGGACGGAAAGTCACGGGGTGGACGGGAGGGAGTCACGGGTTGACGGGAGGAAGTCACGGGGTTGACGGGAGGAAGTCACGGGGTTGACGGGAGGAAGTCACGGGGTGGACGGGAGGAAGTCACGGGGTTGACGGGAGGAAGTCACGGGGGACGGGAGAAGTCAGGTGGACCGGGAGGAGGAAGTCACGGGGTGGACGCGGAGGAAGTCACGGGGTGACGGGAGGAAGTAGGAGACTGGGGAAGTACGGGGTGACGGGAGGAAGTCACAGGGTGGACGGGAAAAGTCACGGGGTTGACGGGAGGAAGTCACGGGGTTGACGGGAGGAAGTCACAGGGTGGACGGGAAAAGTCACGGGGTTGACTCGGGAGGGAAGTCACGGGGTTGTTTGACGGAGGAAGTCACGGGGTTGACGGAGGAGGAGTTCACAGGGTGGACGGAGGAAGTCCGGGGTTGCTTATAGGAGGAAGTCACAGGATTTCTATAGGTGATACGGGTGGAGAGCTTTGGATTAGGCatcaagggggttgaggtcaggtccgaTCCCCTCAGGGTAGAAACGCATGTAGGTTAATCTCCCTTAAAGGGATTTTTAATCCCTTCCACGTCGTCTTCCTGTCGTCCTATAAGATGTACAGATTAGAGAGGAGGAGCCTATATTGGAGTATATACACTAgtggtggtggaaacatgttgtctaatgcagctgtattgatcctctggaaAAGAAATAAACTTTCATAGTTTCCYttgagttatttactctgaataAAGAACAACTGGTTAAAGTGTGTCTTCAGTCTAGATTCTGTAGCAGCGGATGTTGTGACTTCCCACAAGCCTCTGGCTgctgtttacagaacatttggtGCTGTCTGATTTAACATATAAGGAGGCCTGTTACTTTTTCTATGCTGGATGTCATCTCCCTGACTACTCTTTATCCCCGACTACTCTTTTAATCCCTTAACAAGTGGTtcttttgtagctcagttggtagagcatggtgcttgtcaTGCCAGGGTAGTAGggttgattcctgggaccactcGTTTGTCAAATGTACGCAcgtgactaagtcgctttgggaTGAAAGCATCTCCTTCgttatgttttcaaaatgatccAAACTTGTCCTCCTTCCTCAGGTTTCCTGGTGTTTGCCACCTTCGTCATCATCGTAGCGCTCATCTTCATCGTGGTGGTGGGCCCTCMGCACGGCCAGACCAACATCATGGTGTATATTACCATCTGCTCTGTGATTGGAGCtctgtctgtgtcgtgtgtgAAGGGGTTGGGCATCGCCATCAAAGAGGCCATAGCTGGGAGGCCCGTGGTGGGGAACCCTTTAGCCTGGGTGTTACTGCTCGGGCTGGTGGCCTGCGTCTCCACACAGATCAACTACCTGAARAAGGCTCTGGATATCTTCAACACCTCCCTGGTCACACCCATCTACTACGTGTTTTTCACCACCTCAGTCCTCTCCTGCTCTGCCWTCCTCTTCAAGGAGTGGGAGCACATGGCCGCTGCTGATGTTATCGGGACTCTGAGTGGGTTCCTGACCATTATAGTTGGTATCTTTCTGCTCCATGCCTTTAAGGACCTTAATGTGAGCCTGTCCACGCTGGCTGTGTCCATCAGGAAGGACGAGAGGCCCGGGCCGGCAGCTAACGGAGTGGCAACACACGGCAGCTACGAACTGCTGCACAATGACTCCACGGAGAGggacctggaggagagggaggtgggccTGCCGTTTGACAGCCTGTCCAGGAGGAATGGTGCCATGATAGCCTCTTAGAGGAACTAGCGTGCGGTCTGGTATAGGTCTAGGACCATTACATTGGTGTGGACGTTTTGTTTTGCGTTTGTTTGGAAACCTTAAGACAATCGACTCTCGGGGAAAAAACCTGTGACATGGATGGACCAACTGAATGTATTTGCCTTCTGTTTCCCTGGATAWKTGACTACGTGGTAGTCGGAGCTTCATCCCCCGGATATCTGACTACGTGGTAGTCGGAGCTTCATCCCCCGGATATCTGACTACGTGGTAGTCGGATCCTCATCCCCCGGATATCTGGAACTTACGTTGGAGTCGGAGCCTCATCCCTGGATATCTGACTACGTGGTAGTCGGAGCCTCATCCCCCTGGATATCTGACTACGTGGTAGTCGGAGCCTCATCCCCCTGGATATCTGACTACGTGGTAGTCGGAGCCTCATCCCCGGATATCTGACTACGTGGTAGTCGGAGCCTCTCATCCCCCTGGATATCTGACTACGTGGTAGTCGAGCCTCATCCCCCTGGATATCTGACTACGTGGTAGCGGAGCCTCACCCCCTGGATATCTGACTACTGGTAGTCGGAGCCTCATTCCCCTGGATATCTGACTACGTGATAGTCGGAGCCTCATCCCCCTGGATATCTGACTACATGGTAGTCGAAGCCTCATTCCCCTGGATATCTGACTACGTGGGGAGTCGGAGCCTCATTCCCCTGGATATCTGACTACGTGGTAGTCGGAGCCTCTTCCCCCTGGATATCTGACTACGTGTAGTCGAAGCTCTTCCCTGGATATCTGACTACATGGTAGACGGAGCCTCATCCCCCTGGATATCTGACTACGTGGTAGTCGGAGCCTCATCCCCCTGGATATCTGACTACGTGGTAGTCGGAGCCTCATCCCCCTGGATATCTGACTACGTGGTAGTCAGACCTCATCTCATCCCCCTGGATATCTGACTACGTGGTAGTCGGAGCCTCATCCCCCTGGATATCTGACTACGTTGTAGTCGAGCTCATCTCATCCCCCTGGATATCTGACTACGTGTAGTCGGAGCCTCATCTCATCCCCTGGATATCTGACTACGTGGTAGACGGAGCCTCATCTCATCCCCCTGGATATCTGACTACGTGGTAGTCAGAAGCCTCATCTCATCCCCCTGGATATCTGACTACGTGGTAGTCGGAGCCTCATCCCCCTGGATATCTGACTACGTGGTTAGTCGGAGCCTCATCTCATCCCCCTGGATATCTGACTACGTGGTAGTCGGAGCCTCATCCCCTGGATATCTGACTATGTGGTAGTCGGAGCCTCATCCCCCTGGATATCTGACTACGTGGTAGTCGGAGCCTCATCCCCCCTGGATATCTGACTACGTGGTAGTCGGAGCCTCATCCCCCTGGATATCTGACTACATGGTAGTCGGATCCTCATCCCCTGGATATCTGACTACGTGGTAGTCGGAGCTTCATCCCCCTGGATATCTGACTACGTGGTAGTCGGAGCTTCATCCCCCTGGATATCTGACTACGTGGTAGTCGGAGCCTCATCCCCCTGGATTATCTGACTACGTGGTAGTCGGAGCCTCATCCCCTGGATATCTGACTACGTGGTAGTCAGAGCCTCATCTCATCCCCCTGGATATCTGACTACGTGGTAGTCGGATCCTCATCCCCCTGGATATCTGACTACGTGGTAGTCGGAGCCTCATCCCCCTGGATATCTGAACTACGTGTAGTCGGATCCTCATCCCCCTGGATATCTGACTACGTGGTAGTCGGAGCCTCATCCCCCTGGATATCTGACTACGTGGTAGTCGGATCCTCATCCCCCTGGATATCTGACTACGTGGTAGTCGGAGCTTCATCCCCCTGGATATCTGACTACGTGGTAGTCGGAGCTTCATCCCCCTGGATATCTGACTACGTGGTAGTCTGAGCTTCATCTACATAGAGCGGTCAATATTCAACTCTTTATACTTTCTGTACAGATCTGTTTAAACAGCCACTGAGTGTCTACAAATCAACAGATTTATTTAGGTAAAATATCCTTATTCAACCCCTGTGGAGATCCCAGGTCTTTGTCTGGTCAATATGATACTCGAAAGGAAGACTTCTGAAAATCACCATTTatctttttttgtattgtttgcatAAAAAAATGCTCTCAAGAACAAGCAGAGATTTGTTATATATTTATTGAATTAAAAATGATTCAAAAAAGGCACAGTGAATAAAATGGGTATAAGTAAGAACTTGGTTACTTTCCAGATTTCCTTTAAGCTGCTAATGTTTAACAATCCATACGAATCATCCTACTTCTCATTGACTACAGGCTACCAAATTACATCCCACCACCGCAAACCCCTTAAATAATCATTTGATATAGTTTTGAATGCTCCATAAAACACAGATGAGTTTAGAATGAAAACGGCTATTAAGATCATAAGGCACAATTGTGTACAAACAGTATGTAAGGAAAGTTAGACCTCAAGCCTTGTTCCcactggcagtttgaagtgatcCAATCTGTTTCCTGCCGTCTGAACAGACAAAAAGCACACGGAAgcagatatttcaagccacatttgtAGGGGACTTGCctgaacggtcaaatctgatttatttccCCAACATATCTTATTGCTAGCTACTCTGCCAGTTTGACCAGAACATGTGGTAGCTWACTAGCTTGTTATTTAGAAACAAATGAGTGAAWGWGCTAGAAAGCCCAacggctagctagttgactgctgtggctagcaaGAGAGGACTCYTTTTGGYagttggatcatcttatcctttgaggcacGGGTGTCAAACTCACCACCAATCAGCACACACCtgttgttactatgacaactagcgtagccatgtcagcWAATGACAYTTGTCTGAACACACatctgatttgagcattaaggcattaagtgtgaacaaggctttagtctCATGGTCCACTGCTGCTTTAAAACCTAAAGGTGGAAGAAGCAGACGAAGGAATATTGTGTGTTTAGTCTGAtgggttccaaatggcaccctattccctatgtagtgccgtTTATATAAAGTAGTGtcctatatagggcatagggtgccatttcggacacacaCTTTGTGTCTAGTCTGACATAGGATGATGGTACTATAGGAAACCTCCATGRTATTGGACAGTGCACCGGTCAATCTCAGTTGCTGGCCAGGGATTGGTGGATKGGAGGCTGGAAACAGCGAACATGCTCCACTGGCATGTTCTCTCCATCACCTGACTTCAGGTACTTGTTCAGGATGGCAAAGATCTCATCGTTGAGGACCTGGAACTTGCGGATTCTGTCCACCATCTTTTTAAGAGGCTGAGGAGGGAAAGTGATGAAGATCATTGATCTGGAAGATAGAGGTGGATACCAAAACGACCCAAGCATGACACCCCCTTGAGAGTCTAAAATGTGTCCATGGTCATATTGACTAGGAAGCAAAAGTAAAGGGACTGACCAGAACTTATCCAATGAGAAATGTTAGTTCTCATTGCAAAACGATTTTGCTACGGTTTGCACTGATGAACATGTTTGGGGTCTGTGACGGTTCTAGTGttgctgacccctgacccctccaCTCACCACACTCTTGATGATCTCATCCTTTCCATCGTGTTTCTGCACCTTCAGCAGGTGATAGCTGAAGTCCAGGATGTCAAAGCGTCTCTGTTGACCCAGTAGGGAGATGATCATACACCCAGCCCAGTGGAGACCGTCCCCGAAACACTGCCTGGAAAATACAACACAGGTTATATACCCAGCCCAGTGGAGACCGTCCCCGAAACACTGCCTGGAAAATACAACACAGGTTATACACCCAGCCCAGTGGAGACCGTACAGAGCAGTGTAAACCCCTCAGAGATCACCCCCCTCTCTATACAGAGCAGAGATCACCCCCTCTCTATACAGAGCAGTGTAAACCCCTCAGATCACCCCCAACCATACAGAGCAGTGTAACCCCCTCAGAGATCACCCCCCTCTATACAGAGCAGTGTAAACCTCTCAGATCACCTCCCTCTCTATACAGAGCAGTGTAAACCTCTCAGAGATCCTTCTAGACCGATGATGTCACTACTCACTCCACGGTGAACTCGTGAGCTCCTACAGGGATGCAGTAAACAAACTGCATGGCGCTCCACACACAGCCGGTGGAACTCCACACACTCGTCCACGTGCATCACGCCGTTGCTGGGCAACGGCCGCGCCAGATGGGGTCGTCCAGGAAACCGCGGACGCGAGTCAGGATGACCTCGAACATGGACAGGCCACAGCACAGACGCTCTTTGGTCAGCAGGTCACCTTCACGAGCTATGGCTATTTGctacaggggggagagagggaggaagaggagggtagagataGCATTAGATTCAGTGTACAGCCACAGAAGTATATTGCAGGCTGGTGTTAACTAAGGCAGTGTGATGGTTACCAGGTGCAGGGCGGTGTTAACTAAGGCAGTGTGATGGTTACCAGGTGCAGGGCTGGTGTTAACTAAGGCAGTGTGATGGTTAACAGGCGCAGGGCTGGTTTAACTAAGGCAGTGTAATGGTTACCAGGTGGAGGGCTGGTGTTAACTAAGGCAGTGTGATGGGTTACCAGGTGCAGGCTGGTGTTAACTAAGGCAGTGTGATGGTTACCAGGTGCAGGGCTGGTGTTAACTAAGGCAGTGTGATGGTTACCAGGTGCAGGGCTGGTGTTAACTAAGGCAGTGTGCATGGTTACCAGGTGCAGGGCTGGTGTTAACTAAGCAGTGTGATGGTTTACCAGGTGGAGGGCTGGTGTTAACTAAGGCAGTGTGATGGTACCAGGTGCAGGGCTGGTGTTAACTAAGGCATGTGATGGTTACCAGGTGCAGGCCTGGTGTTAACTAAGGCAGTGTGATGGTTACCAGGTGCAGGGCTGGTGTTAATTAAGGCAGTGTGATGGTTACCAGGTGCAGGGCTTGTGTTAACTAAGGCAGTGTGATGGTTACCAGGTGCAGGGCTGGTGTTAACTAAGGCAGTGTGATGGTTTACCAGGCGCAGGCTGGTGTTAACTAAGGCAGTGTGATGGTTACCAGGTGCAGGGCTGGTGTTAACTAAGGCAGTGTGATGGTTACCAGGTGCAGGGCTGGTGTTAACTAAGGCAGTGTGATGGTTACCAGGTGCAGGGCTGGTGTTAACTAAGGCAGTGTGATGGTTACCAGGTGCAGGCCTGGTGTTAACTAAGGCAGTGTGATGGTTACCAGGTGCAGGGCTGGTGTTAACTAAGGCAGTGTGATGGTTACCAGGTGCAGGGCTGGTGTTAACTAAGGCAGTGTGATGTTACCAGGTGCAGGGCTGGTGTTAACTAAGGCAGTGTTGATGGTACCAGGTGCAGGGCTGGTGTTAACTAAGGCATGTGTGATGGTTACCAGTGCAGGGCTGGTGTTAACTAAGGCAGTGTGATGGTTACCAGGTGCAGGGCTGGTGTTAACTAAGGCAGTGTGATGGTTACCAGGTGCAGGGCTGGTGTTAACTAAGGCAGTGTGATGGTTACCAGGTGCAGGGCTGGTGTTAACTAAGGCAGTGTGATGGTTACCAGGTGCAGGGCTGGTGAACTAAGGCAAGTGTGATGGTACCTGTGGGGTTCCCAGGGTTCTATCAGGGGAACCAGGTGCAGGGCTGTGTATTTAGCCTCCAGGCGTTTCATCTTGGCATCAAGACGCTCACCCTCTGAGAAGAGACCAGAGATCCACTCAGGAAGACAGTAGAGATCCACTCAAACAGACAGTAGTGatccactcagacagacagtagagatccactcagacagacagtagtgaacCACTCAGACAGAGAGTAGTGATCCACTCAGACAGAGAGTAGTgaaaccacagagacagacactagtCTGACACTAACGCACAGCATGGAATAAATAAAGACATGGTACCTTTGACATGGACCCTGGGCAGAATGTTCTGGAATGGTGCAGCATGAAGCAGGTCACACACTTCCTCCTGAGACTGAGGGAAACACAGATCACAGCtagtgccttcagaacgtattcacacGAAAGGACATTCTCCACTttcttttgttacagcctgaacttaaCATGGGttacattgagatgttgtgtcactggcctctacacacaatattccataatgtcaaagtggaattatgtttagacatttttagaaattaattaaacatgaaaaagctgaaatgtacttgagtcaataagtattcaaccccttttatgGCATGCCgaaataagttcagtagtaaaataataagttgcatggacgcaCTCTGTATCAAATAAGTCTTTTAGGAAGCCAGTATGAGGGTTAGCTCTCAGGCTAGAATGAAAGGTGGCCGGTGGAAGCCAGTATGAGGGTACTCTCAGGCTAGAATGAAAGGCGACTGGTGGAAGCCAGTATGAAGGGTTAGCGCTCAGGCTAGAATGAAAGGCGACTGGTGGAAGCCAGTATGAAGGTTAGCTCTCAGGCTAGAATGAAAGGCGACTGGTGGAAGCCAGTATGAGGGTTAGCTCTCTGGCTAGAATGAAAGGTGGCTGTATGAGGGTTAGCTCTCAGGCTAGAATGAAAGGTGGCTGGTGGAAGCCAGTATGAGGGTTAGCTCTCAGGCTAGAATGAAAGGTGGCCGGTGGAAGACAGTATGACGGTTAGCTCTCAGGCTAGAATGAAAGGCGACTGGTGGAAGCCAGTATGAGGGTTTAGCTCTCAGGCTAGAATGAAAGGCGACTGGTGGAAGCCAGTATGAGGGTTAGCTCTCAGGCTAGAATGAAAGGTGGCCGGTGGAAGACAGAATGACGGTTAGCTCTCAGGCTAGAATGAAAGGCGACTGGTGGAAGCCAGTATGAGGGTTAGCTCTCAGGCTAGAATGAAAGGCGACTGGTGGAAGCCAGTATGAGGGTTAGCTCTCAGGCTAGAATGAAAGGCGACTGGTGGAAGCCAGTATGAGGGTTAGCGCTCAGGCTAGAATGAAAGGCGACTGGTGGAAGCCAGTATGAAGGTTAGCTCTCAGGCTAGAATGAAAGGCGACTTGGGGAAGCCAGTATGAGGGTTAGCTCTCTGGCTAGATGAAAGGCGACTGGTGGAAGCCAGTATGAGGGTTAGCTCTCTGGCTAGAATGAAAGGTGGCTGGTATGAGGGTTAGCTCTCAGGCTAGAATGAAAGGTGGCTGGTGGAAGCCAGTATGAGGGTAGCTCTCAGGCTAGAATGAAAGGTGGCCGGTGGAAGACAGTATGACGGTTAGCTCTCAGGCTAGAATGAAAGGCGACTGGTGGAAGCCAGTATGAGGGTTAGCTCTCAGGCTAGAATGAAAGGCGACTGGGGAAGCCAGTATGAGGGTTAGCTCTCTGGCTAGAATGAAGGTGGCTGGTGGAAGCCAGTATGAGGTTAGCTCTTCAGGCTAGAATGAAAGGCGACTGGTGGAAGCCAGTATCAGGGTTAGCTCTCAGGCTAGAATGAAAGGTGGCTGGTATGAGGGTTAGCTCTCAGGCTTAGAAGGAAACGTGGCTTGGTGGAAGCCAGTATCAGGGTTAGCTCTCAGGCTAGAATGAAATGTGGCTGGTGGAAGCCAGTATCAGGGTTAGCTCTCAGGCTAGAATGAAAGGCGACTGGTATGAGGTTAGCTCTCAGGCTAGAATGAAAGGTGGCTGGTATGAGGGTTAGCTCTCAGGCTAGAATGAAAGGTGGCTGGTATGAGGGTTAGCTCTCAGGCTAGAATGAAAGGTGGCTGGTATGAGGGTTAGCTCTCAGGCTAGAATGAAAGGTGGCTGGTATGAGGGTTAGCTCTCAGGCTAGAATGAAAGTCGGACAGTATGAGGGAGAGAAAACATCCATAGAGTTCCAGAAGTACCCGCACTCAAAACCATGAAGAGGATTAACCCAAGAGGCAGAGAAGCAAAAATAAAATTCATTTAATCcatgtttaaaataatataattcatTTAATCCATGtttaaaataatttaatccatgtttaaaataatataattcatTTAATCCATGTTTAAAAATTTTAATCCATGTTTAAAAGAGTAGAACAAGTGAAAGGTGCTAATAAAACTATAAAGGTTAGTTTCATCAGGGCTGAACAAACAGNNNNNNNNNNNNNNNNNNNNNNNNNNNNNNNNNNNNNNNNNNNNNNNNNNNNNNNNNNNNNNNNNNNNNNNNNNNNNNNNNNNNNNNNNNNNNNNNNNNNNNNNNNNNNNNNNNNNNNNNNNNNNNNNNNNNNNNNNNNNNNNNNNNNNNNNNNNNNNNNNNNNNNNNNNNNNNNNNNNNNNNNNNNNNNNNNNNNNNNNNNNNNNNNNNNNNNNNNNNNNNNNNNNNNNNNNNNNNNNNNNNNNNNNNNNNNNNNNNNNNNNNNNNNNNNNNNNNNNNNNNNNNNNNNNNNNNNNNNNNNNNNNNNNNNNNNNNNNNNNNNNNNNNNNNNNNNNNNNNNNNNNNNNNNNNNNNNNNNNNNNNNNNNNNNNNNNNNNNNNNNNNNNNNNNNNNNNNNNNNNNNNNNNNNNNNNNNNNNNNNNNNNNNNNNNNNNNNNNNNNNNNNNNNNNNNNNNNNNNNNNNNNNNNNNNNNNNNNNNNNNNNNNNNNNNNNNNNNNNNNNNNNNNNNNNNNNNNNNNNNNNNNNNNNNNNNNNNNNNNNNNNNNNNNNNNNNNNNNNNNNNNNNNNNNNNNNNNNNNNNNNNNNNNNNNNNNNNNNNNNNNNNNNNNNNNNNNNNNNNNNNNNNNNNNNNNNNNNNNNNNNNNNNNNNNNNNNNNNNNNNNNNNNNNNNNNNNNNNNNNNNNNNNNNNNNNNNNNNNNNNNNNNNNNNNNNNNNNNNNNNNNNNNNNNNNNNNNNNNNNNNNNNNNNNNNNNNNNNNNNNNNNNNNNNNNNNNNNNNNNNNNNNNNNNNNNNNNNNNNNNNNNNNNNNNNNNNNNNNNNNNNNNNNNNNNNNNNNNNNNNNNNNNNNNNNNNNNNNNNNNNNNNNNNNNNNNNNNNNNNNNNNNNNNNNNNNNNNNNNNNNNNNNNNNNNNNNNNNNNNNNNNNNNNNNNNNNNNNNNNNNNN
Coding sequences:
- the LOC112075765 gene encoding magnesium transporter NIPA2-like; this translates as MGQDRGKYDFYIGLGLAISSSIFIGGSFILKKKGLLRLARKGQCRAGARVDNAIILKNASVAAAGKQAANFLAASMLRSPCTRRHPSGGPQVMPSGGTPLGAPLTLVLVIQPYSKMDNVVCVCSLFCCSAVLSSYFLTERLNLHGKLGCLLSILGSTTMVIHTPQEEEINSLDHMARKLVHPGFLVFATFVIIVALIFIVVVGPXHGQTNIMVYITICSVIGALSVSCVKGLGIAIKEAIAGRPVVGNPLAWVLLLGLVACVSTQINYLKKALDIFNTSLVTPIYYVFFTTSVLSCSAXLFKEWEHMAAADVIGTLSGFLTIIVGIFLLHAFKDLNVSLSTLAVSIRKDERPGPAANGVATHGSYELLHNDSTERDLEEREVGLPFDSLSRRNGAMIAS